The DNA sequence TCAACATATCAAAACCTTTTAAGTAGGTGAATGAATGAACCAGACACGACATCATTGGCTGCGCGTTCATGGCCGGCGAATGGACTCCGCACTGCGGAATGACCTGATTCGCCGACTTCACCTGCTGCGCTGGATGCCCTGTTTTCTGCACCGGACCGCTCTCGGTGTGATGGAAAGCCTGACCCGCGTCCCGGTCCTGATTCAATTGGAAGCCAACCGGAAAAAAGAAACGGGAATCGTGGCCGCAGAACATCAGGCCCTCGAATTCCCGGTCAGGCGAGTCTTCGACAATCTCGGCCTGTACTCCTGTCGCCTTTCCCTGAAGCAAATCAAGGAATTGATGGAGCGACCCGAAGTCAGCAAGATTTACCTGGATCGGAAAGTGTACGCCCTTCTGGATACAGCCGCTCCCGCAACCCGAGCTCCCCTGGTTTGGGAAGCGGAAAATCAGGGAGAAGGCGTCACCATCGCCGTGGTCGACACCGGCATCGATCCACATCCCGATCTCACCCGCCCCAACAACCGCATCGTCGCCTTCAAGGATTTTGTCGGCGGCCTCACCAAACCCTACGACGACAACGGACACGGCACCCATGTGGCCGGATGCGCCGCCGGAAACGGATACGCTTCCGACGGAAAATACAGGGGAACCGCCCCCCGGGCCCGGCTGGTCGGCGTCAAAGTGTTGGACAAAACCGGGGCGGGGAACTTGTCCGATGTGATTGCCGGGATCAAGTGGTGCATCGACAACCGCGACCGGTACAACATCCGGATCATTTCCCTCTCCCTCGGCAGCCCTCCCAGCGGTTCCTACCGGGATGACCCCGTCTGCCGGGTCGTCGAAGAAGCCTGGAACCACGGCATCACCGTCATCGCCGCCGCAGGAAACAGCGGACCGGAAGCGGGAACCATATCCAGCCCGGGGAACCACCCGCGAATCATCACCGTGGGAGCCTCGGACGACAATGAAACCGCAGACCCCGGAAACGACACCATCGCCTCCTTTTCCAGCCGGGGTCCGACGGCAGACGGAGTGGTGAAACCGGATCTGATCGCTCCCGGGGTGGAAATCACCTCCCTCCGGGTGCCGGGTTCCTATCTGGACAAAATGAGCGCGGACAACCGAACGGGCCAATACCTCACCCTGTCCGGCACCTCCATGTCCACACCCCTCGTGTCCGGCATCGCGGCCCTGATCCTGTCCGCTCATCCGGAACTCGATCCGGATCAAGTAAAGCAAAAATTGCTGTCCACGGCTCGGGATCTCGGATTTTCCCCCAACGAACAGGGCAAGGGTCTCGTCGACGCCTTCCGGGCCGTGTCAGCCGAATGAGTTCTGCATGAAGATGCCGTTTATCGCGGCATTTTTTTATATCCGCGCGTGCACCAGCATTTGGACGGACCGGTACGCATTCACTCTCCCCACTCCCGCACCCGTCACCGGAACGGAAGAAGCGGACAAAATCCGACGAACCTGCTCGGGGGTCAAATCCGGCCTCAAATACAAAAGCAGGGCCACCGTTCCGACAACATGAGGGACCGCCATGGACGTCCCGCTCATTTCCCTCGTTCCCCCGTTGGTCCAGGAAGAGGGGATCATCTCTCCCGGGGCGGCCACATCCACCTCCCGACTGTGATTGCTGAAGGAAGCGATTTGTCCCCTTTTATCGGTTGCGGTGACAGCGATGGTCTCCGGATACCGGGCGGGAAAATCCACCCTTCCGTACATGCCTTTGTTTCCCGCGGCGGCCAGCATCACGATGCCCTTCCGATAAGCCTTGTATATCGCCCTCCTCAAGGATTCGCTCATCTTCTCCATCCCGAAGCTCATGTTCACCACTTGCATCTTGTTTTCAATGCACCAGTTGATGGCGCTGAGCAAATCGGACAGGTTGGCGGTTCCTTTTCGATTGAAGGCTTTGACCGCATAGATGTAGGCCCGAGGAGCCACACCGATGAGTCCCGATTCCACGGCGCATCCGGCAATTGTTCCCGCCACGTGGGTTCCGTGCCCGTTGTAATCGTAGGGGGAAAGCAGCGGGGACAAGATGTTGACTCCCCCGCGGTAATTGCTCTTCACCGCCGGGTGATCGTAGTCGATGCCCGTGTCGATCACCGCCACCTTCACCGCCTTGCCCCGGGTCATCGACCATACCTTGTTCGCCTCCACCTGCCGAACTCCCCAGGGAATGCTCGGCGCGGACCGGTCGGAGATTTTCCCTGCATAGGGCTCGGTGATGGTTACACGGAGGTCCGGCTCCCAATGGAGCACATAAGGATGCCTCTCCAAAAGGCCAATCGCTTCCACATCGTGGACAAATTCACCGACCACCATCCCCAAATGGCGCAGAACGCGAACCGGCCGCCCGCCAAACCGGTAAAGGTCCCGACAGACGTCCTCGGGATCGCAGGATTCCTTCAGATGAAAAATGCGGCGGATTCTTTTCGTTCGACCGATCCAGGGTCGGGGGTCAGACCAAGGCAAAATCATGTTGAACACTCCCCATCCTCACTTTTTGGGCTGGGATTGCATATATTGAGACCGATTCGGCCATGCCAAAGGAGGGTAGTGAATTTGCCACCCAACAAACGATCTTCACGGAGTACCGTCAGCAGCGAAGATCACCCCTCAATTCCGAAAATCTCCGATCGGCTCGAGGAACTGCACCTTCTGGCGCAGCAACTGTCCATGACCACCAGCGAAGTGGAACGCTGGATCAAAGCGATCAACAACTTGTCATCGATGGTTCAAGACCGAAAAAACCTGAACGACCTCGTTACCTTCCTGTACAACTGGCAAAATAAATCAAAAAGCGGAAAACAGGGGGGCAACAATCCGGCGAAGACATCGCGGCAGAGTGCCCTGCCGAATCAACCGATTTCCCGGGACGGAGACAGCCTGTATGACATCATCAATGCGCCGAATTTCACCCAGATCGTGGAGAAAGTGATGGCACGAAAGAAGAGGCGGAAAAAATTCTAGCCGTTTCGCGCGGAGAGAAATAAACGATTTACGGGATACAAGTTATGTACGTCTTGGGAAAATGCACACGTTATCCACCCAATGGGCAAAAAAAAAAGGCGGAGGCCGAAACGGCCTCCGCCTGAGTTATTGACAGACCCGGCTGACTTTCCGCCGGGCCGGGTCTCCTGATCGGTCGAGCTGCCGGTCATCTCTTCCCGGCAGGACGAAATTTCGAAGCGCAACCGAAGGATGAAAAATCCGTGTCCCTTCCCACGTTCCGCACCTGATCCCAGAAGGCGGCGACACAGTCGAGGGGGCGGGACGCCGAATTCTCCCCGGCGAAGAAGAAGGTTTCCTCTTCCCCGTCTTCCCCTGTAAAAGTCACATAATATACCGAATAACGGACGGTCCCTCGATCGGGATCCTCAATGTCGAAATGCGCTTCGTGACTGATCGAAAGCTGCTCAAAGGAACGAACCGCCTCCCGGTCGGCTTGGTTCTCCATGTCCCGGAAGCGGATGGCGAACCGATCCCCCTGCTCGTCGATTTCGACATCGCGAATGCGGCCATACAGGCGAAGCTCCCCCTGATCCGCATCGATCGTTCCCGTCAATACCGACGTCCCTTCGATCGCGCGATTCAGCAGGCGCTCAAGATCGGCGGAAAACATTTCCCGAACAGAAGCCTGAAAATTAACCACGTTGCCGTGGGGAAACACGCGCATGATTGACCGACCCCTTCCGCCCCGATTATACCGAAGGGGATCCGTCGATTCAAGAAAGGTTTTGTTTCCTTTGTTTCTCCAGCATGCGAAGTTCCACCCGCCGAATCTTTCCGCTGGTGGTTTTGGGCAAATCGGTGACAAATTCGATCTCCCGCGGATATTTGTAAGGGGCGGTCACGCTCTTGACGTGCTCCTGGAGCTGCTTCACCAGTTCTTCCGATGCCTCCTCCGGCCGTTTCAGCACGACGAAGGCCTTGACGATCGCTCCCCGAACGGGATCCGGACTGGCCACCACGGCGCATTCCCGCACGGACGGATGTTTCACCAGGGCATCCTCCACCTCGAAGGGGCCGATGGTGTAGCCGGAGCTGATGATGATGTCGTCGGCACGACCTTCGAACCAGAAATAACCGTCCTCGTCCATCCTCGCCTGGTCACCGGTGAGATACCAGTCCCCTCGGAAGGCCTTGGCGGTCCGTTCGGGATCCCGGAAGTAACCCTTGAACAGGGCCGGGGCATCCTTATGCACCGCAATGTCCCCCACTTGTCCCGGCGGCAACACTTGGCCGCTCTCGTCGATGATCGCCACCCGGTTGCCCGGCGTAGGCTTCCCCATCGATCCGGGCTTGATGGTCATTCCCTGAAGGGTTCCCACCAACAGGGTGTTTTCCGTCTGTCCGTATCCATCCCTCACATCCACGCCGAAATGCTTGCGGAAGGTATCGATCACTTCCCGGTTGAGGGGTTCGCCGGCGCTTACCGCGCTGCGCAGGGACGACAGATCAAACCGGTCCAGCTGATCCACTTTGGCCATCATCCGGTACTCGGTGGGCGTGCAGCACAAAACATTCACCCGGTATTGTTCCATCAGGGCGAGGTATTTCTCCGGATCAAACCGGCCCTGGTAAACCAATCCCGTCGCCCCCGACCCCAGGGTGGAGATGAAGGGGCTCCACACCCACTTGGCCCAGCCCGGACCGGCCGTCGCCCAGACCGTGTCCGTCTCCCGAATATCCAGCCACTTCTTGGCCGCCACCGCCTGATGGGCAATGGCCCAGCTGTGATGATGGATGACCCCCTTGGGACCGCCCGTCGTTCCCGAAGTGTAGGAAATAAAGGCGATATCGTCGCTCCGCACCTGGGGCAAACGCACCGAATCATCCGAAACGGAAAGGTTTTCGATCGGCTCCCAACCTCCGCTTTTCTCACCGCGGACAACGCGCAGCTTCAGGCCGGAATACTCCTTCGCCGCCTCATCGACCCGCCCGGTGAGCACACTGTCGGCAATCACCCCTTTCACTTCCGCATGCGTCATCCGGTAACGGATGTCGGAGGGCATGAGCATCTCCGAGCAGGGGAGCACGATCAGACCCGCCTTCAACGCCGCCATATAGGCGATATAGGCCTCCGGAACCCGCGGCAAAAGGATCATGATCCGGTCGCCCTTGCTCATCCCCGACTTGAGCAGACCCTTTGCCAGGGCGTCGGATCGGTCCTTCAATTCGGAGTAGGTCAGAGTCCTCTTTTCTCCCCGCTCATTTTCCCACCGGATGGCCACCTTGTCCCGGTTCGCCGCATGGCGGTCGATATCCTGGGTCATGTTGTAATATTCCGGTATTCTAAGTTCCAAGATAAATCCCCCCATTGCGAAAATGCCATACATCTTTTTCATTCTACATCTTTACAAGGGGATCCTGTCCTTTTTACATAACATTTTATTCCTTTTATAACCAACAAAAAGGAGGCGGATTTTCCGCCTCCAAGACCGATCATTCTTTGTTACCGAACAGCGCCGCCACCCAATTGTTGCTGAGCCAGAGCGACGAGACGCTTCGTGATTTCTCCACCCACAGATCCGTTGGCCCGGGAAGTGGTGTCCGGACCCAGGTTCACACCAAACTCTTGAGCGATTTCATACTTCAGCTGGTTCAAAGCCTGGGAAGCCCCCGGAACCAGCAGTTGGTTGTTGTTACGCCGACGTTCTTGCTGTTGTTGTTGGGCCATCTTTTTTCACCTCCTTGGTAGATGGTACTCTTATCTTGTGAAGTTCTCGGAGTATGATACGAGTGAAATTTTGGTTACGCGCCTCCCTTTATGCCGCGCAAGACCCGTTTCACAGGCGACCTCCCGCTCGCTCCAGGAGGGAGCGGGCCTCCTCCTCCCTGGCTTCATCCGTGACCACCGTCACTATCACGTCCTCCGGCGCATCCAGGCCATCCGCTCCGGACAGCCCGCTGGCGTCAGGATGGGCCGCAGCCAACACCCCGGCATCCCGGCTGCTGATCGCCGCCCCCATCGTAATGCTTGCCAGAGAAGAGGGGGATTCGGAGATGGGATTATCCAGATCGACCACATTTTCCCCCGGGAATTGGGAAAAACGATCCATCTGGACCGTTTCGAAACCTCGCTCCTTCAGCTCCTGCACCGCCTTTTGAGCGTTTTTCTCGGTCCGGAAATAGGCGATGATGCTTTTTTCCTTCATCTGCACACCTCCTTTGGGCGTATCACGCATAATATGGTTGAATCCCGACTTTCTCTATGCACTTGCCGGGTGCCACATTTTTCGTCGGGCGAATGAAGCGCATCCGGTCCGGGCACCTTAAAAAAGAAACGTCCTTCAGGAACGGGCGGCTCAAAAACGAAAAGGGCCGCCGGCCGGACGCCGGCAGCCCTTTATGCAAGGATATCCTCATGAGTGCGACTCAAATGGGATTGCCTTTTATGTGCGCCCCTTGCCCCGGACAAATCCCCTTGCCCGGGACAAGGAAGTACCTGTCCTATGAACGATCCGATCGAGACCCGAAGGTCCTGCTATCCGATGTTGGCGGGGGTTAGCTGGCTCCTTTCATCCTCAATTGGCGACGAAGTTTTTTCAGCCGCTCAATCTCCTCACGCAGATCATGTTGATACAGGAACTCGTGGCGAAGAACGGCCAATCGAAACTCCCTCTCCATACTGCGCAATTTTTCTTCGATTTCGCGCAATTCTTCCACCATGAGGAACCACCCCGTTCGCAGAAGATGAAAACCAGGAGTCTCGTCCATGGTTTTCCCACTCCTGTTTATACCCTCTTTACGAACAAATAAACCTCAAAAAACGGGAAAAATCCTGATCGATTCCATTCCCTGCGACAAATTCCTCGCCAATCAAACAATGGGAAGGTCACCAACCTCCCCATTGTTTCGACGAACGTTCGTCATTCTTCGCTTTTTTGGGAAGCCAACTGATTTAAACGTCGCACCAAAACCGACGTCCGATACACCTTGTACATTTTGGCGGCATCCACCGTGGTCAGCAGCCTCGTTCCCGCCGTCAGCTTCCCTCCGTCTCGGTAGCGAATATAGTCATACTGTTTCAGTCTCGCCAAGATTTCCTCCCACTTTTGCCTGCTTCCGATATGTTCACGAAAGTGCTCGTAGACCACATTGCGGTCGGCGACGGGTTCCTTCTCCCTTTTTCTCATGTCCGGGTCCAGCCGGGGGTACACCAAGAGTCCCCACAGGATCACCAAAGCGGAACGCGTCACGGGATCCCAGTTTTTATGTACGGGAGAATCCCCTTTATCCATATCAACCCTTCTTTTGGGTATTTCCGGAAGGAGCGAACTGATCTCTCGGACGGACAAGTTGCCCATTCTAAAATCCCCCCTTCTTTCTGTCCATCGATGGTCGGATGCAGTCGGAATGGGCTTTTCCGGGTGAATGGTCGTCTCTTGACTCGAATATTTTGATACGCTCTAAAAGGTTGGGATGAATTGAAGTTAAGGTCTATAATACCTTTATGGTCGAATTCAGGTACAATTATACTTTTGAATGGGATAACCCCCGAAAAAAACGAGGATTTGATAGCCTTTTTCTGCAATGTATTCTCATAACAATGAATTTTTACAAGTATTGCCCTGGAAAATTAGATTAAATTTCTGTTATATTGAAAAAGAGTGAAGTGTATACGGGGGGAATCCGCCATGTTCGATACAAAAAAAGGAAAATATTCCGAGGAGGAAAACGAACGGATCATCACCGCATTAAATGAAGAATTGGCGAAGGGTAGGCCGGAACGGGAAGTGATCCGCGAACTGGCAAATGAACTGAACCGGGGATATGCCGGGATCATCGCCCACGTCCGAAAATTGCGGGCAGAGCGTCCCGAACGATTCACGGCCGTTTCCGCCGGCAACACAAAGCCCCGCTTGAACAGTTGGTCCGATGAGGAAGAGGAAATCCTGGTGCAAACGGTCAACCAATTCGCCAAAGAGGGAAAACCCATCACCGCCGCCATCGAAGTGTTGAAGGAGAAGCTCTCCCGCACCCCCGGAGCGATTTACCAGCGAATTTATACTCTCAGGAACAAATATCCACATAAATTCACCCATCTTCCGAAACAGCGTCCGCGCAGACGAAAACAGCCCAGCTGGGCCGTGCAGAAACCGATTATACGCAAGTTGGAAACCCCGCCCAACTGGGAAGAGGAGCAGCGGTGGAACTCCGAACCGGGCCGCGAAGAGGCTTCCGCAACGGCGGAAGCGGCCATATCCGAAGAAACGGTCGCGATCGCCCCGATGAACAGCGAAGAGGCGATGTTGCTGAAGGCCTTTGAGGAGCGGTACGGCCGGATCAATCACCAGACGAAGGAGAAGATGCTGCAGCTGATGCGGCGCTACGGTTGCACCCGCGTCTCCATCGCTTTGTTCACCTTGTCCGAAGATAAAGACTTCCCGATGGTCATCGCCAACTTTTTGGAAGAGCACTTGAAAAAAAGGACAAACGGATATGACGGAAAAGGGCACGGGCATTGAGCCCGTGCCCAGTCGCGTATTCGGGAAAAACCGGAATGTCGGTTATCAACGCTTTATCGGATAACCAGCGGTCTCCTCTTCTCCCCGGGACATCCCTACGTACATACCTAAAGGGGTTCCCGGACGGTATCCCTCCGTCGAATGGGGATGCTGGCACAAATCACCGTCGTCCGATCCCGGCCGGTCTGCGGTCGAATCTCCACCTGGCCTACCACATCGTATCCAAACTCATCGCACAGCTCAATCAGGCGAGCCCGAAAATGCTTCAGTTTCTTCTCGTCGATTTCCGTGCGCTGATAGCTGAGGACCAGAGACAGTCGGTCATCAGCGGTATCCGCAGTCGGGCGTTCCCTATCCCTTCCAAACAGATTGATCATGTCGATTTTCACCTCAGTCCTGGATCGGGCGATCAATTAAGCGATGGGAAACAGCCGCTTCAGCCGATTGATGAAGCCGTTGTCCTCCAGCTCCATAAAGGGGACGGACTCCCCGTTTATCCGGCGGGAAATATTGCTGAAGGCTCGTCCTGCAGTGGATTTTGCATCCATGATCACCGGTTCCCCCGTATTGGAGGAGCGGATGATCCGCCTGTCCTCCGGAACGATCCCCAACAGATTGATCGCCAGGTGGTTTTGAATCCGTTCGACGCTCAACATGTCGCCGGCCTTCACCATTCCCGGCTGAACCCGGTTGACGATCAGATCGATCTCCCGGAGATCGGCCGCCTCCAAAAGTCCGATCACCCGGTCCGAATCCCGGACGGAAGGAATCTCCGGATTGACGACCAGAATCGCCCGGTCCGCCGCAGCGATCGCATTCCGGAAACCGCCCTCGATTCCGGCCGGGGAATCGATCAGGATGTACTCGAATTCGTTTTTGAGCTCGTCCACCACCTGTTTCACCTGAGACGGCGTCACTTCTTCCTTGTATCGGGTCTGGGCCGCCGGAAGAAGAGCCA is a window from the Planifilum fimeticola genome containing:
- a CDS encoding S8 family peptidase; amino-acid sequence: MNQTRHHWLRVHGRRMDSALRNDLIRRLHLLRWMPCFLHRTALGVMESLTRVPVLIQLEANRKKETGIVAAEHQALEFPVRRVFDNLGLYSCRLSLKQIKELMERPEVSKIYLDRKVYALLDTAAPATRAPLVWEAENQGEGVTIAVVDTGIDPHPDLTRPNNRIVAFKDFVGGLTKPYDDNGHGTHVAGCAAGNGYASDGKYRGTAPRARLVGVKVLDKTGAGNLSDVIAGIKWCIDNRDRYNIRIISLSLGSPPSGSYRDDPVCRVVEEAWNHGITVIAAAGNSGPEAGTISSPGNHPRIITVGASDDNETADPGNDTIASFSSRGPTADGVVKPDLIAPGVEITSLRVPGSYLDKMSADNRTGQYLTLSGTSMSTPLVSGIAALILSAHPELDPDQVKQKLLSTARDLGFSPNEQGKGLVDAFRAVSAE
- a CDS encoding S8 family peptidase, encoding MILPWSDPRPWIGRTKRIRRIFHLKESCDPEDVCRDLYRFGGRPVRVLRHLGMVVGEFVHDVEAIGLLERHPYVLHWEPDLRVTITEPYAGKISDRSAPSIPWGVRQVEANKVWSMTRGKAVKVAVIDTGIDYDHPAVKSNYRGGVNILSPLLSPYDYNGHGTHVAGTIAGCAVESGLIGVAPRAYIYAVKAFNRKGTANLSDLLSAINWCIENKMQVVNMSFGMEKMSESLRRAIYKAYRKGIVMLAAAGNKGMYGRVDFPARYPETIAVTATDKRGQIASFSNHSREVDVAAPGEMIPSSWTNGGTREMSGTSMAVPHVVGTVALLLYLRPDLTPEQVRRILSASSVPVTGAGVGRVNAYRSVQMLVHARI
- the mbcS gene encoding acyl-CoA synthetase MbcS — its product is MELRIPEYYNMTQDIDRHAANRDKVAIRWENERGEKRTLTYSELKDRSDALAKGLLKSGMSKGDRIMILLPRVPEAYIAYMAALKAGLIVLPCSEMLMPSDIRYRMTHAEVKGVIADSVLTGRVDEAAKEYSGLKLRVVRGEKSGGWEPIENLSVSDDSVRLPQVRSDDIAFISYTSGTTGGPKGVIHHHSWAIAHQAVAAKKWLDIRETDTVWATAGPGWAKWVWSPFISTLGSGATGLVYQGRFDPEKYLALMEQYRVNVLCCTPTEYRMMAKVDQLDRFDLSSLRSAVSAGEPLNREVIDTFRKHFGVDVRDGYGQTENTLLVGTLQGMTIKPGSMGKPTPGNRVAIIDESGQVLPPGQVGDIAVHKDAPALFKGYFRDPERTAKAFRGDWYLTGDQARMDEDGYFWFEGRADDIIISSGYTIGPFEVEDALVKHPSVRECAVVASPDPVRGAIVKAFVVLKRPEEASEELVKQLQEHVKSVTAPYKYPREIEFVTDLPKTTSGKIRRVELRMLEKQRKQNLS
- a CDS encoding alpha/beta-type small acid-soluble spore protein, producing the protein MAQQQQQERRRNNNQLLVPGASQALNQLKYEIAQEFGVNLGPDTTSRANGSVGGEITKRLVALAQQQLGGGAVR
- a CDS encoding cell division topological specificity factor MinE → MINLFGRDRERPTADTADDRLSLVLSYQRTEIDEKKLKHFRARLIELCDEFGYDVVGQVEIRPQTGRDRTTVICASIPIRRRDTVREPL
- the minD gene encoding septum site-determining protein MinD; translation: MNHEPVAITVTSGKGGVGKTTTVASVGIGLAQLGRKVCLLDTDIGLRKLDLMLGLENRIVYDLVDVIEGVCKLRQSLVRHKEFPNLALLPAAQTRYKEEVTPSQVKQVVDELKNEFEYILIDSPAGIEGGFRNAIAAADRAILVVNPEIPSVRDSDRVIGLLEAADLREIDLIVNRVQPGMVKAGDMLSVERIQNHLAINLLGIVPEDRRIIRSSNTGEPVIMDAKSTAGRAFSNISRRINGESVPFMELEDNGFINRLKRLFPIA